One part of the Oscillatoria sp. FACHB-1406 genome encodes these proteins:
- a CDS encoding rhodanese-like domain-containing protein, whose amino-acid sequence MTQTRLKTIDAVSLKQLLDREVVTLIDVREPAEHAGEKIPNSTLISLSRFDVTNVPNNPEKTIVLYCQTGNRSARAAEKLIARSRSEIKHLDGGLLSWKAMGYPTEIDKKAPISLMRQVQIAAGSLVVIGTALGAFVSPGFLILSGFVGCGLIFAGITDTCTLGMLLARMPWNR is encoded by the coding sequence ATGACTCAAACGCGCTTAAAAACTATCGATGCAGTCTCGCTAAAACAACTGCTCGATCGCGAAGTTGTCACCCTCATCGATGTTCGCGAACCCGCAGAACACGCTGGCGAAAAAATCCCAAATTCAACTCTAATTTCTTTGTCAAGATTCGATGTTACCAATGTCCCCAATAACCCTGAAAAAACAATAGTCCTTTACTGTCAAACCGGCAATCGTTCGGCGCGTGCCGCAGAGAAATTAATTGCCAGAAGTCGCAGCGAAATCAAGCATTTAGACGGCGGGCTACTGTCCTGGAAAGCAATGGGTTATCCCACAGAAATTGATAAAAAAGCACCCATCAGTTTGATGCGCCAAGTTCAAATTGCTGCCGGTTCGCTCGTAGTCATTGGAACGGCTTTAGGTGCATTTGTATCGCCGGGATTTTTGATTTTGAGTGGATTTGTCGGTTGTGGATTGATTTTTGCCGGTATTACAGACACCTGCACTCTCGGAATGCTGCTCGCCAGAATGCCTTGGAATCGGTAG
- the xth gene encoding exodeoxyribonuclease III produces MKVATWNVNSIRTRQQIVADWLRKNAIDVLCLQETKVVDEIFPRSLFEELGYHLYVAGQKSYNGVAILSREPLQDVKVGFATVLGDELAEFDEQKRVLCGSTAQNVKFVNLYVPNGSAVGSDKYDYKLRWLKVLRQYLRSLRETGAELCVCGDFNIALEDRDIYQPKKDNHIMASPAEREALREVLEVGLRDAFRKFTAEGGHFSWWDYRQAGFERDRGWRIDHHYLTPQLYDRAVGCAIDVAPRALPQPSDHTPVVVEF; encoded by the coding sequence ATGAAAGTTGCAACTTGGAATGTCAATTCGATTCGGACTCGCCAGCAAATTGTTGCGGACTGGTTGAGGAAAAATGCTATCGATGTTCTCTGCTTGCAGGAGACAAAGGTTGTTGATGAGATATTCCCGCGATCGCTCTTTGAGGAGTTGGGCTATCATCTCTATGTTGCCGGTCAAAAATCTTATAACGGCGTTGCGATTTTGAGTCGGGAACCGTTGCAAGACGTTAAAGTTGGCTTTGCTACGGTGTTGGGGGATGAGTTAGCGGAGTTTGACGAGCAAAAACGAGTGCTGTGCGGGTCTACTGCACAAAATGTGAAATTTGTCAACTTATACGTGCCGAATGGTTCGGCGGTGGGGAGTGACAAGTACGATTACAAGTTGCGCTGGTTAAAGGTGCTGCGGCAATATCTGCGTTCGCTGCGGGAGACGGGAGCGGAACTATGCGTCTGCGGGGATTTTAATATTGCGCTGGAAGATCGCGATATTTATCAGCCGAAGAAGGACAATCATATTATGGCTTCGCCTGCGGAACGAGAAGCGTTGCGAGAAGTGCTGGAAGTGGGGCTGCGGGATGCGTTTCGCAAGTTTACGGCGGAGGGGGGACATTTTAGTTGGTGGGATTACCGTCAAGCGGGGTTCGAGCGCGATCGCGGCTGGCGCATCGACCATCACTACCTTACGCCCCAATTGTACGATCGCGCGGTCGGTTGTGCGATCGATGTTGCTCCGCGCGCTTTGCCCCAACCGAGCGACCATACCCCAGTGGTGGTTGAATTTTAA
- a CDS encoding AI-2E family transporter translates to MSELPKPLLRWMNWGLPFPFLVLNIGLLLFVLRSLQPIVTIVGTAALLAFLLEYPVFLLEKRGFPRTLAVGAVFLLALSAATIFGITIAPFLWDQLQELSGHLPSWLDSGTKQLQVLQVWADSRHLPLDLSDLVTNLQERVSQEVRLLPTQTVNFAIATLDGAIEFLVTGVLTFYFLLHGERLWEGIFLWLPPQVGPRAQSALQQNFEKYFIGQATIATIMSVALSLVFWLLKVPFSALFASAIGLMVLIPFGDIVGIVAVSALVALNSVWLGLEVLLIAAAIDQAIDQAIAPRILGQFTGLNPIWVIIALLLGAKAGGILGLFIAVPIAATIKTLAEDWRDRQKLTAHSSKDSSIFHPEISEETLTKVE, encoded by the coding sequence ATGTCCGAATTGCCTAAACCCTTGCTGCGCTGGATGAATTGGGGTTTGCCCTTTCCCTTTCTCGTTCTCAATATCGGGCTGTTACTCTTTGTGCTGCGATCGCTGCAACCGATTGTTACGATTGTCGGGACGGCGGCTCTACTGGCATTTTTGCTCGAATATCCGGTGTTTTTGCTCGAAAAACGAGGCTTTCCTCGCACGCTCGCGGTCGGGGCTGTCTTTTTGTTAGCGCTGTCGGCGGCAACGATTTTTGGGATTACGATCGCGCCGTTTTTGTGGGATCAATTGCAAGAATTGAGCGGCCACCTGCCGAGTTGGCTGGATTCGGGAACGAAGCAACTGCAAGTATTGCAAGTCTGGGCGGATTCGCGGCATTTGCCCCTAGATTTGAGCGATTTAGTCACGAATTTGCAAGAGCGCGTCTCGCAAGAAGTGCGCCTGCTGCCGACACAAACGGTGAATTTCGCGATCGCAACCCTGGATGGCGCGATCGAATTTTTAGTGACGGGCGTTTTAACTTTTTACTTCCTCCTGCACGGCGAACGGCTTTGGGAAGGGATTTTTCTGTGGTTGCCCCCGCAAGTCGGCCCGCGCGCTCAGTCTGCCTTGCAACAAAATTTTGAGAAATATTTTATCGGCCAAGCGACAATCGCGACAATCATGAGCGTCGCGCTGAGTCTTGTGTTTTGGCTGCTGAAAGTACCGTTTAGCGCTTTGTTTGCCAGCGCGATCGGTTTGATGGTGTTGATTCCCTTTGGGGATATTGTCGGGATTGTGGCGGTTAGCGCCCTTGTTGCGCTCAATAGCGTTTGGTTGGGGTTAGAAGTGTTGTTAATTGCTGCGGCGATCGATCAAGCGATCGATCAGGCGATCGCGCCCCGCATCCTCGGACAATTCACCGGACTCAATCCGATTTGGGTGATTATCGCGCTGTTGCTCGGAGCAAAGGCGGGCGGGATTTTGGGGCTATTCATTGCCGTCCCCATCGCGGCTACGATTAAAACCCTCGCTGAAGATTGGCGCGATCGCCAAAAGTTAACCGCCCATTCGAGCAAAGATTCCTCGATCTTTCACCCAGAAATCTCGGAAGAAACCTTGACAAAAGTGGAGTAA
- the leuD gene encoding 3-isopropylmalate dehydratase small subunit codes for MSKIQQISGRGVPLRGNDIDTDRIIPARFLRCVTFDGLGAQVFADDRAQTQGQHPFDLPQYQGANLLFVNDNFGCGSSREHAPQALSKWGIRGIIGESFAEIFFGNCVAIGLPCVTADSATLDRLQSTLEANPQTPVTLDLDNLQIHCGDVTASVQMGEGPHQMLTSGTWDSCGQLVARADDIRATAAKLPYLHWQTPASA; via the coding sequence GTGAGTAAAATTCAACAAATTTCCGGACGCGGCGTTCCCCTTCGCGGTAACGACATCGACACCGATCGCATCATTCCCGCCCGTTTCCTCCGCTGCGTCACCTTCGACGGACTCGGCGCGCAAGTCTTTGCCGACGATCGCGCTCAAACCCAAGGTCAGCATCCCTTCGATCTTCCCCAATATCAAGGCGCAAACCTGCTTTTTGTCAACGATAACTTCGGTTGCGGTTCCTCCCGAGAACACGCCCCCCAAGCCCTCTCTAAATGGGGGATTCGAGGGATTATCGGCGAAAGCTTTGCCGAAATTTTCTTCGGAAACTGCGTCGCGATCGGCCTTCCCTGCGTCACCGCCGACAGCGCCACCCTCGATCGCCTGCAAAGCACCCTAGAAGCCAATCCCCAAACCCCCGTTACTCTCGACCTCGACAACCTGCAAATCCATTGCGGCGATGTCACTGCCAGCGTCCAAATGGGCGAAGGGCCGCACCAAATGCTGACCAGCGGAACTTGGGATAGTTGCGGTCAACTCGTCGCCCGCGCTGACGACATTCGCGCGACGGCTGCTAAGTTGCCTTATTTGCATTGGCAAACCCCCGCATCGGCTTAA
- a CDS encoding cupin domain-containing protein — protein MTILRNREGQNLKVLSDTICIKLKSMQSPNQMAVVTVDVPPGGFVPPHTHNQEEESYYVLEGSMVMKIGNEEFEIESGDFVHIPPNTVHGYQNNSDRALRFLAWTVGGAIDEFFIEMDREIREIPDDLSKLPAIIERYGIAMTEPAPPAIPG, from the coding sequence ATGACGATATTGCGCAATCGAGAAGGGCAAAACCTCAAAGTCTTGAGCGATACAATTTGCATTAAATTAAAATCGATGCAATCGCCCAATCAAATGGCTGTTGTCACCGTAGATGTTCCGCCCGGTGGCTTCGTTCCTCCTCACACTCACAACCAAGAAGAAGAAAGCTATTATGTCTTAGAAGGTTCGATGGTTATGAAAATTGGGAATGAGGAATTTGAAATCGAATCGGGAGATTTCGTTCACATTCCCCCCAACACTGTACATGGCTATCAGAATAATAGCGATCGCGCCCTGCGATTTCTGGCCTGGACTGTTGGCGGTGCGATCGACGAATTCTTTATTGAAATGGATCGGGAAATTCGAGAAATTCCCGACGACCTCTCGAAACTGCCTGCAATTATCGAGCGGTATGGAATTGCAATGACAGAGCCAGCGCCGCCAGCAATACCGGGATAA
- a CDS encoding sugar porter family MFS transporter, giving the protein MTSPTARRKSNTFYVILIAAAAALGGFLFGFDTAVINGAVGALSTAFKANSVETGLAVSLALLGSAIGAFYAGKIADRYGRVKAMVVAAILFTISAIGSGLGIGIWDFIFWRVLGGLAVGAASVIAPAYIAECSPSELRGRLGSLQQLAIVVGIFIALLCDYFIAVSAGSAELPFLFGIPAWRWMFWTEIPPAILYGMSALMIPESPRYLVARGREPEAEKVLSKILGGNVLAKIEEIRQTVFREREPKFSDLLSRSGGLLPIVWVGIGLSILQQFVGINVIFYYSSILWRAVGFSEQDSLTITAITGAVNIITTLIAIAVVDKFGRKPLLILGSIGMTVTLGTMAVIFGNAPLDAAGNPTLTGSSGTIALIAANLYVFCFGFSWGPVVWVLLGEMFNNKIRGAALSVAAAMQWIANFAISTSFPPILQYLGLGAAYGLYTTAAAISLFFVLFFIKETKGLELEQM; this is encoded by the coding sequence ATGACTTCCCCTACCGCTCGTCGCAAATCCAACACCTTTTATGTCATTTTAATCGCTGCTGCCGCTGCCCTAGGAGGCTTCCTCTTTGGTTTTGATACTGCTGTTATTAACGGAGCAGTCGGTGCATTATCAACTGCCTTCAAAGCCAATAGCGTCGAAACAGGGTTAGCAGTCTCTCTCGCCTTATTAGGGTCTGCAATTGGCGCATTTTATGCGGGCAAAATCGCCGATCGCTACGGCCGAGTAAAAGCAATGGTTGTTGCGGCGATCTTATTCACCATCAGCGCGATCGGTTCTGGTTTGGGAATTGGGATTTGGGATTTCATTTTTTGGCGAGTTTTAGGCGGTTTAGCGGTTGGTGCTGCCAGCGTTATCGCCCCCGCCTACATTGCGGAATGCTCGCCGAGCGAATTGCGCGGGCGATTGGGATCGCTCCAACAACTCGCGATCGTTGTCGGTATTTTTATTGCCTTACTGTGTGACTACTTTATTGCCGTATCTGCCGGTTCTGCCGAATTGCCTTTCCTGTTCGGAATCCCAGCTTGGCGCTGGATGTTTTGGACGGAAATTCCGCCCGCCATCCTCTACGGAATGTCAGCATTAATGATTCCTGAATCGCCCCGTTATTTAGTCGCGCGCGGACGAGAACCCGAAGCCGAAAAGGTATTGAGCAAAATTTTAGGCGGCAACGTTCTCGCTAAAATCGAAGAAATTCGACAAACCGTGTTCCGGGAGCGCGAACCAAAATTTTCAGATTTATTATCTCGAAGTGGCGGTTTATTACCTATTGTTTGGGTTGGAATTGGGCTATCAATTCTTCAACAATTTGTTGGGATTAACGTCATTTTCTACTACAGCAGTATTTTGTGGCGAGCCGTTGGGTTTTCCGAACAAGATTCGCTGACGATTACCGCAATTACAGGAGCCGTGAATATTATTACCACCTTGATTGCGATCGCGGTGGTCGATAAATTCGGTCGCAAACCCCTCCTCATCCTGGGTTCGATTGGGATGACCGTTACCTTGGGAACGATGGCTGTCATCTTCGGGAATGCGCCTTTAGATGCCGCCGGAAACCCAACTTTAACGGGTTCTTCCGGAACTATTGCGCTGATTGCTGCAAATCTTTATGTCTTTTGCTTCGGCTTCTCCTGGGGACCCGTTGTTTGGGTACTCCTCGGCGAAATGTTCAACAACAAAATTCGCGGCGCGGCGCTTTCCGTCGCAGCAGCAATGCAATGGATTGCGAACTTTGCGATTTCGACCAGCTTCCCTCCCATCTTGCAATACCTCGGTCTCGGTGCGGCTTATGGGCTGTATACCACCGCAGCCGCGATTTCTTTATTCTTCGTTCTTTTCTTCATAAAAGAAACCAAAGGACTCGAATTAGAACAAATGTAG
- a CDS encoding WG repeat-containing protein: MRKTTDFLKLTGLSISGALTLQISLAQPARAFNDTSNYWANRCIDRLGTLSLIRGYPDGSFRPNATVTRAEFAILMLNTFPNAPKLQTIPEFRDVPANFWAARAIRGAAERGFFSGYPDGTFKPQQAISRVQAIAVLTNAQQLPIFAVPDPILKRYFTDAGQIPSYAGGAIASAAQNEKIVNHPNVRQLRPNQNITRGEVAALLCQARELKLVPLQYVTSEINLVRGVFAFGPEIQAFGQFSQGLVTAKWDNNKIGYIDSQGKTVIPAKFDLAQAFAEDRAVAGIEKGDRIRFGYIDVQGNWAVQPQYAIAQSFSEGLAAVSPDGQKYGFIDRAGKFIVTPQYDLVLPFSEGLAAVSQGNRWGFIDKTGKIAIALQYPSVSPFSEGMARISAGEQVGFIDTAGNPVITPQFSAAWDFSEGLAPALDRATKRWGYIDKTGNWAISPQFEAAQSFSEGLAGVGLGGKWGYIDKTGKVAIPLQFFSPQTQFDGGGSNPYSDPMAVLPFKKGLALVRNGKSAGFIDRQGRWVIEPLLYNDAEPISEGLARVHVGGEWVPEYDYPNNSPYLRNVMVRGGGWGYIRVNSPSN, encoded by the coding sequence ATGAGAAAGACTACCGATTTTCTGAAATTAACTGGGTTAAGTATCAGCGGCGCACTGACGCTGCAAATTTCCCTCGCCCAACCCGCCCGCGCCTTTAACGATACCTCCAATTATTGGGCGAATCGTTGCATCGATCGCTTGGGAACCCTCAGTTTGATTCGCGGCTATCCCGATGGTAGTTTTCGCCCCAACGCCACTGTAACGCGCGCCGAGTTTGCAATCTTGATGCTCAATACCTTCCCCAATGCGCCCAAACTCCAAACCATTCCCGAATTTCGCGATGTACCGGCGAACTTTTGGGCGGCGCGGGCGATTCGGGGGGCAGCAGAACGCGGTTTTTTTAGCGGTTATCCCGATGGGACGTTTAAACCGCAGCAGGCGATTTCTCGGGTACAGGCGATCGCGGTTCTCACCAACGCCCAACAACTGCCTATTTTCGCCGTTCCCGATCCGATCTTAAAGCGCTACTTTACCGATGCGGGGCAGATTCCCAGTTATGCGGGCGGTGCGATTGCATCCGCTGCACAAAATGAGAAAATTGTCAATCATCCCAACGTTCGCCAACTGCGCCCCAACCAAAACATTACGCGCGGCGAAGTTGCCGCCCTGTTGTGCCAAGCGCGGGAATTAAAACTCGTTCCCTTGCAATACGTTACCAGCGAAATTAACCTCGTGCGCGGCGTATTTGCCTTCGGGCCGGAAATTCAGGCATTTGGGCAATTTTCCCAAGGGTTAGTGACGGCAAAATGGGACAACAATAAAATCGGTTATATCGACTCCCAAGGCAAAACCGTTATCCCCGCCAAATTTGACTTAGCGCAAGCTTTTGCAGAAGATCGGGCTGTTGCAGGTATCGAGAAAGGCGATCGCATTCGTTTCGGTTACATCGATGTACAAGGAAACTGGGCAGTTCAACCTCAATACGCGATCGCCCAATCGTTCAGCGAAGGACTCGCCGCAGTCAGTCCCGACGGGCAAAAATACGGCTTCATCGATCGCGCCGGAAAATTCATCGTTACGCCGCAATACGATCTGGTTCTTCCATTTTCTGAAGGACTCGCCGCCGTTTCCCAGGGCAATCGCTGGGGATTTATTGATAAAACGGGTAAGATTGCGATCGCCTTACAATATCCCTCCGTTTCCCCCTTTTCTGAAGGGATGGCACGCATTTCTGCCGGAGAACAGGTCGGCTTTATCGATACCGCCGGAAATCCAGTCATTACCCCCCAATTTTCTGCCGCTTGGGACTTCTCCGAAGGACTTGCCCCTGCCCTCGATCGCGCCACAAAACGCTGGGGATACATCGATAAAACCGGAAACTGGGCAATTTCGCCGCAATTTGAAGCCGCACAATCTTTTTCAGAGGGATTAGCGGGGGTTGGACTGGGTGGAAAATGGGGATACATCGACAAAACCGGCAAAGTTGCGATTCCCTTGCAATTTTTCTCGCCGCAAACGCAATTTGACGGTGGTGGTAGCAACCCTTACAGCGATCCGATGGCGGTTCTCCCCTTCAAAAAAGGCTTAGCCTTGGTACGCAATGGCAAAAGCGCCGGTTTCATCGATCGCCAAGGACGCTGGGTTATCGAACCTTTACTCTACAACGATGCCGAGCCGATTTCTGAAGGTTTAGCGCGGGTTCATGTTGGCGGCGAATGGGTTCCGGAGTACGACTATCCCAACAATTCCCCTTACTTGCGAAACGTGATGGTGCGCGGGGGCGGCTGGGGATATATTAGGGTTAACTCACCATCGAATTAA
- a CDS encoding metalloregulator ArsR/SmtB family transcription factor — MPTESSEKRVAVRESVEERGISQLTPEALSLMADFFKVLSEVSRLQIVCALKAGDKNVTEIIEETGLGQANVSKHLKMLTQAGIVAREQRGVCVYYRIANPFLFELCDLVCNALDLQVEQQSQQLQQLSKLRSR, encoded by the coding sequence ATGCCGACCGAATCGTCTGAAAAGCGCGTTGCCGTTCGAGAAAGCGTTGAAGAGCGCGGCATTTCCCAACTGACACCCGAAGCTTTGAGCTTGATGGCGGACTTCTTTAAAGTCTTATCCGAAGTCAGTCGGCTTCAGATTGTCTGCGCTTTGAAAGCGGGCGATAAGAATGTCACGGAAATTATTGAGGAAACTGGATTGGGGCAAGCCAATGTCTCTAAGCATCTCAAGATGCTAACGCAGGCGGGGATTGTCGCTCGCGAGCAGCGAGGCGTTTGCGTCTACTACCGCATTGCCAATCCCTTTTTGTTTGAACTGTGCGATCTGGTTTGTAATGCTCTGGATCTCCAAGTCGAGCAACAAAGTCAGCAACTCCAGCAGTTGTCGAAGTTGCGATCGCGTTAA